In a genomic window of Elusimicrobiota bacterium:
- a CDS encoding response regulator, producing the protein MTPRTILVADDEPDNRAIMAAALAASGYKVCEASDGDEAVELALRERPDLILLDMAMPGVSGWDAIRRIKAMPQTRDIPVFAFTAYALAGDELKAKEAGCDGYVSKPCVPKDVVEKIRGKVGR; encoded by the coding sequence ATGACCCCGCGCACGATACTGGTCGCGGACGACGAGCCCGACAACCGCGCCATCATGGCCGCCGCGCTGGCCGCCTCGGGCTACAAGGTCTGCGAGGCGTCCGACGGCGACGAGGCCGTCGAGCTCGCCCTCCGGGAGCGTCCGGACCTGATCCTGCTCGACATGGCGATGCCCGGCGTGAGCGGCTGGGACGCGATCCGCCGCATCAAGGCCATGCCCCAGACCCGGGACATCCCCGTGTTCGCGTTCACGGCCTACGCGCTGGCCGGCGACGAGCTCAAGGCGAAGGAGGCGGGCTGCGACGGCTACGTCTCGAAACCGTGCGTCCCCAAGGACGTCGTCGAGAAGATCCGCGGCAAGGTGGGCCGCTGA
- a CDS encoding response regulator, with translation MNDQNAPVRVLVIDDEKGLRDMLSYTLRRIRFGVAVAEDGEKGLEAARAADFDVAICDVMMPGLDGMAVLETLKRERPALEIVMVTGFPTDETAARAKELGAFDYLAKPYEVMSLRTTLEKAAARKRARG, from the coding sequence GTGAACGACCAGAACGCGCCGGTCCGGGTGCTCGTCATCGACGACGAGAAGGGCCTGCGCGACATGCTGTCCTACACCTTGCGGCGGATTCGCTTCGGGGTCGCCGTCGCCGAGGACGGGGAGAAAGGCCTCGAGGCGGCGCGCGCCGCGGACTTCGACGTCGCGATCTGCGACGTCATGATGCCCGGCCTGGACGGCATGGCGGTCCTCGAGACCCTCAAGCGGGAGCGCCCCGCGCTCGAGATCGTCATGGTCACCGGCTTTCCGACCGACGAGACGGCCGCGCGCGCCAAGGAGCTCGGCGCCTTCGATTACCTGGCCAAGCCGTACGAGGTGATGTCGCTGCGGACGACGCTCGAGAAGGCGGCCGCCCGCAAGCGAGCGCGGGGTTAG
- a CDS encoding response regulator transcription factor, protein MPRKILVVDDDKAILSLVRRYMASVGYSVVVTDNGSEGLMLVRESRPDLILVDSDMPGLDGHAVCRVLKKEAATRSIPVVIMSGARIADTDVLAGFEGGADDYVMKPFSLPVLAARLEAVLRRYKTSGKLELRLKKAGIELDPTGRTVKIRGKGVALTRKEFDLLAVLLEKAGRALSVPYLLETVWGYDPADYNDPGTVEVHIYHLRKKLGPRLAKRILNLTGHGYKFEA, encoded by the coding sequence ATGCCCCGGAAGATACTGGTCGTCGACGACGACAAGGCCATCCTGTCCTTGGTGCGCAGGTACATGGCCTCCGTGGGCTACTCCGTCGTCGTCACCGACAACGGATCCGAGGGCCTGATGCTCGTGCGCGAGTCCCGCCCCGACCTGATCCTCGTGGACTCCGACATGCCCGGTCTCGACGGCCACGCGGTCTGCCGCGTGCTTAAGAAGGAAGCCGCCACGCGGTCGATCCCGGTCGTGATCATGTCGGGCGCGCGCATCGCGGACACCGACGTGCTGGCGGGCTTCGAGGGCGGCGCCGACGACTACGTGATGAAGCCCTTCTCCCTGCCCGTGCTGGCGGCGCGGCTGGAGGCGGTCCTTCGCCGCTACAAGACGAGCGGGAAGCTGGAGTTGAGGCTCAAGAAGGCGGGCATCGAGCTCGATCCCACCGGCCGCACCGTCAAGATCCGGGGCAAGGGAGTCGCCTTGACGCGCAAGGAGTTCGATCTCCTGGCGGTGCTGCTCGAGAAGGCCGGGCGGGCCCTCAGCGTTCCTTACCTGCTCGAGACGGTCTGGGGCTATGATCCGGCCGATTACAACGACCCCGGCACCGTCGAGGTCCACATCTACCACCTGCGCAAGAAGCTCGGCCCGAGGCTCGCCAAGCGCATCCTGAACCTCACCGGCCACGGCTACAAGTTCGAGGCGTAG
- a CDS encoding response regulator, with protein sequence MDQPKPKILVIDDEKGLRDMLVYGLSGRGYAVTTAANGKEAVAKAKQDAFDLALCDLMMPEMGGIETLKALKETLPHIEVVMVTGYATLENAVESMKLGAYDYVAKPYELDQLCDLLEKALERGRLRAKVGKLEHLNRLKSEFLANMSHELRTPLNAIVGYSSLILDEIYGEVPPAQAQALNRVLINSKNLLALINNILDFSKLNAGMMPTHIEEFDLCGLVAEVADTMQCLADEKGLALKVESDGLLLIRSDKTKIKQVLINLTGNAVKFTSAGGVTLRARRRPDGGGVLLSVRDTGPGIEAKDVAAIFEDFKQLDGAATRKFGGTGLGLSITKKLVELLGGTITVESEPGRGADFIVSMEQAVAPQDSLTAVPFAVGAKKVLLAIDDDPEVLRLLRDSLTGTGYALVGATSGEEGLALARKLKPFVITLDIMMPHRDGWSVLQSLKSDPELRSIPVIILSIMENRALGFSLGIADYIVKPFERRTLLEKLAGLELVRGKRVLVVDDDEGIRELIQLGLAGEGYSVESAPTGAAALSALAAKPPPDVLFLDLNLPDMNGFEILGKLEKNSEFRAMRVFILTGRNLDPEQLAELERKAVKVIEKGSVSLTAILETLKEKLQALAVAK encoded by the coding sequence ATGGATCAACCCAAACCCAAGATACTCGTGATCGACGATGAGAAGGGCCTGCGCGACATGCTCGTTTACGGCCTGAGCGGACGAGGCTACGCCGTGACGACGGCGGCCAACGGGAAGGAGGCCGTCGCGAAGGCGAAGCAGGACGCCTTCGACCTCGCGCTGTGCGACCTGATGATGCCCGAGATGGGGGGGATCGAGACCTTGAAGGCGCTGAAGGAGACGCTCCCGCACATCGAGGTCGTGATGGTCACCGGCTACGCGACGCTCGAGAACGCGGTGGAGTCGATGAAGCTGGGCGCCTACGACTACGTGGCCAAGCCGTACGAGCTGGACCAGCTGTGCGACCTCCTGGAAAAGGCCCTGGAGCGCGGACGCCTCAGGGCGAAGGTCGGGAAGCTCGAGCATCTCAACCGCCTCAAGTCCGAGTTCCTGGCCAACATGAGCCACGAGCTGCGCACGCCGTTGAACGCGATCGTCGGCTACTCGTCCTTGATCCTCGACGAGATATACGGCGAGGTCCCTCCCGCCCAGGCTCAGGCGCTGAACCGCGTCCTCATCAACTCGAAGAACCTGCTCGCGCTGATCAACAACATCCTCGACTTCTCGAAGCTCAACGCGGGCATGATGCCGACGCATATAGAGGAGTTCGACCTGTGCGGCCTCGTGGCCGAGGTCGCGGACACGATGCAGTGCCTGGCCGACGAGAAGGGCCTGGCGTTGAAGGTGGAGTCGGACGGGCTCCTGCTGATCCGCAGCGACAAGACCAAGATCAAGCAGGTCCTGATCAACCTGACGGGGAACGCGGTCAAGTTCACGTCCGCGGGCGGCGTGACTCTGCGCGCGCGGAGGCGGCCCGACGGCGGCGGCGTCCTGCTGTCCGTTCGGGACACCGGCCCCGGGATCGAGGCCAAGGACGTCGCGGCGATCTTCGAGGACTTCAAGCAGCTCGACGGCGCCGCCACGCGCAAGTTCGGGGGGACCGGCCTCGGGCTGTCGATCACGAAGAAGCTCGTGGAGCTCCTCGGCGGGACGATCACGGTGGAAAGCGAGCCCGGACGCGGCGCGGACTTCATCGTGAGCATGGAGCAGGCGGTCGCTCCCCAGGACTCGCTGACCGCCGTCCCGTTCGCGGTCGGCGCGAAGAAGGTCCTCCTCGCCATCGACGACGATCCCGAGGTCCTCCGGCTCCTGCGCGACAGCCTGACCGGCACGGGCTACGCTCTGGTGGGCGCGACGTCGGGAGAGGAGGGGCTGGCCCTCGCCCGCAAGCTGAAGCCGTTCGTCATCACGCTCGACATCATGATGCCTCATCGCGACGGCTGGTCGGTGCTCCAGTCGCTGAAGAGCGATCCGGAGCTGCGCTCGATCCCGGTCATCATCCTCTCGATCATGGAGAACAGGGCGTTGGGCTTCTCCCTCGGCATCGCCGACTACATCGTCAAGCCGTTCGAGAGGCGGACCCTGCTCGAGAAGCTCGCGGGGTTGGAGCTCGTGAGGGGGAAGCGCGTCCTCGTCGTCGACGACGACGAGGGCATACGCGAGTTGATCCAGCTCGGCCTCGCGGGCGAGGGCTACAGCGTGGAATCGGCCCCGACCGGCGCCGCCGCGCTCTCCGCGCTCGCCGCGAAGCCTCCGCCCGACGTCCTCTTCCTCGACCTGAACCTCCCCGACATGAACGGCTTCGAGATCCTCGGCAAGCTCGAGAAGAACAGCGAGTTCAGGGCCATGCGGGTGTTCATCCTGACCGGGCGCAATCTCGACCCCGAGCAGCTGGCCGAGCTCGAGCGCAAGGCGGTCAAGGTGATCGAGAAGGGCTCGGTCAGCCTCACGGCCATCCTCGAGACGCTCAAGGAGAAGCTCCAGGCCCTGGCGGTGGCGAAATGA
- the tadA gene encoding Flp pilus assembly complex ATPase component TadA: protein MRVDARCADEWLIRLLTAKGLLGADAWDGAGPGASPYASQELVRRGTITKGRLAEAVEGQYGLRFAEPDRASLDKMALALVPERLCQRHMMVPLALVGETIEMLMANPLDTAALDEVSALSGRRATAAYGLPDKIEELISAGYGSDAAIFDLLKRLPDEASVECLEDDSEELEAAPTSVALPVIRLANLLIAQAVRMKASDIHIEHEESVTLVRYRIDGDLRSMMRIPKSIGEGPLVSRIKIMASLDVADRRRPQDGRAKLKVGLEEVGLRVSTIPTSFGEKAVLRVLDKRAAEMPLESLGLRPDLLARLTAVAGSDSGMLLITGPTGSGKTTTLYSLLHRLKSEDINIVTVEDPIEYRLAGISQVQVNEKAGMTFASALRSVLRQDPDVVLVGEIRDRETADIAFQAALTGHMVFSTLHTNDAVATVSRLLDMGVERFKMAPALIGVVAQRLVRRVCADCRVELPVEPALAARLRAAGLPERRYKGKGCERCSFTGLRGRVALTELLDLRDPAARLALNAAPGGRGLREEALASGWLTTLSDDALWHVSRGDVALEEGAFYFEPRMTAPAKPAEPAKTRKRVLVVDDVADNRAVISAALGPDGYELVEADGGASALAEIARAKPDLVLLDLMMPEVDGFAVVKKLRGEMGLGGLPVMVVTAMSEAESQALALEVGADDYMTKPFSPKVLRARVKAQFRRGEYV, encoded by the coding sequence ATGCGCGTCGACGCGCGCTGCGCCGACGAATGGCTGATCCGCCTCCTGACGGCGAAAGGCCTCCTGGGCGCGGACGCCTGGGACGGCGCCGGGCCGGGGGCCTCGCCGTACGCGTCGCAGGAGCTCGTGCGGCGGGGGACGATCACGAAAGGACGGCTGGCCGAGGCGGTCGAGGGCCAGTACGGGCTGCGCTTCGCGGAGCCCGATCGCGCCTCCCTGGACAAGATGGCGCTCGCGCTCGTGCCGGAGCGCCTGTGCCAGAGGCACATGATGGTGCCGCTCGCCCTCGTCGGCGAGACCATCGAGATGCTCATGGCCAACCCGCTCGACACGGCCGCTTTGGACGAGGTCTCGGCGCTGTCCGGCCGCCGCGCGACGGCGGCCTACGGCTTGCCCGACAAGATCGAGGAGCTGATCTCCGCCGGCTACGGCTCCGACGCCGCGATCTTCGACCTCCTGAAGCGGCTCCCCGACGAGGCGTCGGTCGAGTGCCTGGAGGACGACTCGGAGGAGCTGGAGGCGGCGCCGACCTCGGTCGCGCTCCCGGTCATCCGCCTCGCGAACCTGCTGATCGCCCAGGCGGTGCGCATGAAGGCGTCGGACATCCACATCGAGCACGAGGAGAGCGTCACCTTGGTCCGCTACCGGATCGACGGCGACCTCCGCAGCATGATGAGGATACCCAAGTCGATCGGCGAGGGGCCGCTGGTCTCGCGCATCAAGATCATGGCCAGCCTGGACGTCGCCGACCGGCGCCGGCCGCAGGACGGGCGCGCGAAGCTCAAGGTCGGGCTCGAGGAGGTCGGCCTGCGCGTGTCGACGATCCCGACCTCTTTCGGGGAGAAGGCCGTGCTGCGCGTCCTCGACAAGCGCGCGGCCGAGATGCCCCTCGAGTCGTTGGGCCTCCGGCCGGACCTCCTGGCGCGCCTGACGGCCGTGGCCGGCTCGGACTCGGGCATGCTCCTGATCACGGGGCCGACGGGCTCGGGCAAGACGACGACGCTCTACTCGCTGCTCCACCGCCTGAAGTCCGAGGACATCAACATCGTGACGGTCGAGGACCCGATCGAGTACCGTCTCGCGGGCATCAGCCAGGTCCAGGTCAACGAGAAGGCCGGGATGACGTTCGCCTCGGCGCTGCGCTCCGTCCTGCGCCAGGATCCCGACGTCGTCCTGGTCGGCGAGATCCGCGACCGCGAGACGGCCGACATCGCGTTCCAGGCCGCCCTGACCGGCCATATGGTGTTCTCGACCCTGCACACGAACGACGCCGTCGCGACGGTCAGCCGACTGCTGGACATGGGAGTCGAGCGCTTCAAGATGGCGCCGGCGCTCATCGGCGTCGTCGCGCAGCGTCTCGTCCGCCGCGTTTGCGCCGATTGCCGCGTCGAGCTCCCGGTCGAGCCGGCCCTCGCGGCCAGGCTGCGCGCGGCGGGACTTCCGGAGAGGCGTTATAAGGGGAAAGGCTGCGAGCGCTGCTCGTTCACGGGCCTGCGAGGCCGCGTCGCCCTGACGGAGCTGCTGGATCTGCGCGATCCGGCGGCGCGCCTGGCGCTCAACGCCGCCCCGGGCGGACGCGGCCTGCGCGAGGAAGCGCTGGCGTCCGGCTGGCTGACGACCTTGTCCGACGACGCCCTCTGGCACGTCTCGCGGGGCGACGTCGCGCTCGAGGAGGGAGCCTTCTACTTCGAGCCGCGGATGACGGCGCCGGCGAAGCCGGCCGAGCCCGCGAAGACCCGCAAGCGGGTGCTCGTCGTCGACGACGTCGCCGACAACCGCGCGGTGATCTCCGCCGCGCTCGGGCCTGACGGCTACGAGCTCGTCGAGGCGGACGGAGGCGCTTCGGCCCTCGCGGAGATCGCGCGGGCCAAGCCCGACCTCGTGCTCCTCGACCTGATGATGCCCGAGGTCGACGGCTTCGCGGTCGTCAAGAAGCTCCGCGGGGAGATGGGACTGGGCGGGCTGCCGGTCATGGTCGTCACGGCGATGAGCGAGGCCGAGTCGCAGGCGCTGGCGCTCGAGGTCGGCGCCGACGACTACATGACCAAGCCGTTCAGCCCGAAGGTCCTTCGCGCCCGCGTGAAGGCGCAGTTCCGCCGCGGCGAGTATGTGTAA
- a CDS encoding response regulator translates to MADQLDASSSAVDPNALQYQEIVFSLAMGVVAMLGRDNPLVRYPDILWAFAAMLAFNLGYHRLLRARGGTAAPLVSMAVNVALCSLVLGLSGGAQSSFWPLYLLPIFTACLHLDRRHVLGACAAAAGFLAFFYLEAFWESREWEACEFIIKLGVLGFAAAVTSRISFKERVQRLDLAGARARVEAMDRTLAQSQKMEAVGRLAGGIAHDFNNILTAIKGYSVFLRESAKADDAMRQDAEEIEKAADRAAALTHQLLAFSRKQVLKPEILDVNETIVEIESMMRRLIREDIELVTRLESGLGRIMADPGQVSQVFMNLIVNARDAMPGGGRIVIETGDVPADDSPLGARAVMISVSDGGIGMEAETLARAFEPFFTTKEKGKGTGLGLSTVYGIVSQSGGHIAVDSALGRGTRFRIHFPRLPDGAVNAASDAPQGAGRTAGSETVLVVEDEASVRKLICRTLLEQGYEVLAAADGEAALRLLQGRPGRVDVVLTDIIMPGMSGRDLFERVAALRPETRVLYMSGYTDDETARHGVLSPGTPFLQKPFSPRALTEKIREILAPAPSRAPA, encoded by the coding sequence ATGGCCGACCAACTCGACGCGTCGTCCTCCGCGGTGGACCCCAACGCCCTGCAGTACCAGGAGATCGTGTTCTCTCTCGCGATGGGCGTGGTGGCCATGCTCGGCCGGGATAATCCCCTGGTCCGCTACCCGGACATCCTCTGGGCCTTCGCGGCCATGCTCGCCTTCAACCTCGGCTACCACCGCCTGCTCCGCGCCCGCGGCGGGACGGCGGCGCCGCTGGTCTCGATGGCGGTCAACGTGGCGCTGTGCTCCCTCGTCCTCGGCCTTTCCGGCGGCGCGCAGTCGAGTTTCTGGCCCTTGTATCTCCTGCCGATCTTCACCGCGTGCCTGCATCTCGACCGCCGCCACGTGCTGGGCGCCTGCGCCGCGGCGGCGGGGTTCCTGGCCTTCTTCTACCTGGAGGCGTTCTGGGAGAGCCGGGAGTGGGAGGCGTGCGAGTTCATCATCAAGCTCGGCGTGCTGGGATTCGCCGCGGCCGTGACGTCGCGCATCTCCTTCAAGGAGCGCGTCCAGCGCCTCGATCTCGCCGGAGCCCGCGCGCGCGTCGAGGCGATGGACCGGACTCTCGCGCAGTCCCAGAAGATGGAGGCGGTCGGCCGGCTCGCGGGAGGCATCGCCCACGATTTCAACAATATCCTCACGGCCATCAAGGGCTACAGCGTGTTCCTCAGGGAGTCCGCCAAGGCGGACGACGCGATGCGCCAGGACGCGGAGGAGATCGAGAAAGCGGCGGACCGCGCGGCGGCGCTCACGCACCAGCTCCTGGCCTTCAGCCGCAAGCAGGTGCTCAAGCCCGAGATACTGGACGTCAACGAGACGATCGTGGAGATCGAGAGCATGATGCGCCGCCTCATCCGCGAGGACATCGAGCTCGTCACGCGCCTGGAGTCCGGTTTGGGACGGATCATGGCGGACCCGGGCCAGGTGTCGCAGGTGTTCATGAACCTGATCGTCAACGCCCGCGACGCCATGCCCGGCGGAGGGAGGATCGTCATCGAGACGGGCGACGTCCCGGCCGACGACAGCCCGCTCGGGGCCCGGGCGGTCATGATCTCGGTGAGCGACGGCGGCATCGGCATGGAAGCCGAGACGCTCGCGCGCGCGTTCGAGCCGTTCTTCACGACCAAGGAGAAGGGGAAGGGGACGGGCCTGGGGCTCTCGACGGTCTACGGCATCGTCAGCCAAAGCGGGGGGCACATCGCGGTCGACAGCGCCCTGGGCCGCGGGACGAGGTTCCGGATCCATTTCCCCCGCCTCCCGGACGGCGCCGTGAACGCGGCGTCGGACGCCCCGCAGGGCGCGGGGAGGACCGCCGGCTCCGAGACCGTCCTGGTCGTGGAGGACGAGGCGTCCGTCCGGAAGCTGATCTGCCGGACTTTGCTCGAACAGGGCTACGAGGTCCTGGCCGCGGCCGACGGAGAGGCGGCGCTGCGGCTGCTCCAGGGACGCCCCGGCCGCGTCGACGTCGTCCTCACCGACATCATCATGCCCGGGATGAGCGGGAGAGACCTTTTCGAGCGCGTCGCGGCGCTGAGACCGGAGACCCGCGTCCTCTACATGTCGGGCTACACGGACGACGAGACCGCCCGGCACGGCGTCCTGTCGCCCGGGACCCCGTTCCTCCAGAAGCCGTTCTCGCCGCGCGCGCTCACGGAGAAGATCCGGGAGATACTGGCTCCCGCGCCCTCCCGGGCCCCGGCCTAA
- a CDS encoding dienelactone hydrolase family protein yields the protein MKYTLVAFLLLIAAASPVRALIKTKTVEYKDGETVLQGYAAWEDGFKDGRPGILVVHEWKGHGPYARKRAEQLAKLGFTAFAVDMYGKGVYAKDHEEAGKLAGAFFGDRAAMRRRALAGLEQLRKLPFVEQNKLGAIGYCFGGTTVLELARAGTDLKGVVSFHGNLTAPMPAAERPKAAILVLHGADDSHVNPGVPGFIEEMRKVGADWQLVQYGGAVHSFTVPEAGTDTAKGMAYDKDADKRSWEAMRSFFDSLFSERFGK from the coding sequence ATGAAATACACCCTAGTGGCCTTTTTGCTCCTGATCGCCGCCGCATCGCCGGTGCGCGCCCTCATCAAGACCAAGACCGTGGAATATAAGGACGGAGAGACGGTCCTCCAGGGCTACGCCGCCTGGGAGGACGGCTTCAAGGACGGCCGCCCCGGCATCCTCGTCGTGCACGAGTGGAAGGGGCACGGCCCGTACGCCCGCAAGCGCGCCGAGCAGCTCGCCAAGCTCGGCTTCACGGCCTTCGCCGTGGACATGTACGGCAAGGGCGTGTACGCGAAGGACCACGAGGAGGCGGGCAAGCTCGCCGGCGCCTTCTTCGGCGACCGCGCCGCGATGCGCCGGCGCGCCCTGGCCGGCCTCGAGCAGCTGCGCAAGCTGCCGTTCGTCGAGCAGAACAAGCTCGGAGCCATCGGCTACTGCTTCGGCGGCACGACCGTCCTCGAGCTCGCGCGGGCCGGGACCGACCTCAAGGGCGTCGTGAGCTTCCACGGCAACCTCACCGCCCCGATGCCCGCGGCGGAGCGCCCCAAGGCCGCCATCCTCGTGCTCCACGGCGCCGACGACTCCCACGTCAACCCGGGCGTCCCCGGGTTCATCGAGGAGATGCGCAAGGTCGGCGCCGATTGGCAGCTCGTCCAGTACGGCGGGGCGGTGCACAGCTTCACCGTCCCCGAGGCCGGGACCGACACCGCGAAGGGCATGGCCTACGACAAGGACGCCGACAAGCGCTCGTGGGAGGCGATGCGTTCCTTCTTCGACTCCCTGTTCTCCGAGAGATTCGGGAAATAG
- a CDS encoding MHS family MFS transporter produces MNQEQGTLRRVILASSLGTLFEWYDFYLYGSLAVFFGAKFFPPGDETAQLLASLATFGAGFGVRPLGALVFGHVGDLVGRKYTFLVTMATMGLATALVGFLPTYEQAGIWATVALVSLRLLQGLALGGEYGGAATYVAEHVPDARRGYYTAYIQTTATLGFFLSMLVIGATRAFMGEAGFKTGEGALFAGWRLPFVFSFFLLAVSLYIRVKMKESPLFSKLKADGKLSKNPLKESFTNPVNLRYVLIALFGATAGQGVVWYTGQFYALTFLQTALKLDWKVSYLVVSAALLIGTPMFLYFGHLSDKIGRKPVMLGGCALAALTYVPIYMGMKAFSAPLNIPMLILLVSLQMAYVAMVYGPIAAFLVELFPTNVRYTSMSLPYHLGNGWFGGFLPLIATALTTSERAKALLGDGAIYAGLAYPIAVCLVTLLVGGLLVRETKDHKIDTAERLLPDLAPAAGPVGGAVVP; encoded by the coding sequence ATGAACCAGGAACAAGGGACCCTCCGCCGCGTCATCCTCGCCTCGAGCCTCGGCACGTTGTTCGAGTGGTACGACTTCTACCTCTACGGCAGCTTGGCGGTGTTCTTCGGCGCGAAGTTCTTCCCCCCGGGCGACGAGACCGCGCAGCTGCTCGCGAGCCTGGCCACCTTCGGCGCCGGCTTCGGCGTGCGCCCGCTCGGAGCGCTCGTGTTCGGCCACGTCGGCGACCTCGTCGGCCGCAAATACACCTTCCTGGTCACGATGGCGACGATGGGCCTGGCCACCGCCCTCGTCGGCTTCCTCCCCACCTACGAGCAGGCCGGGATCTGGGCGACCGTCGCCTTGGTCTCCCTGCGCCTGCTCCAAGGCCTGGCCTTGGGAGGCGAATACGGGGGCGCGGCGACCTACGTCGCCGAGCACGTCCCCGACGCCCGCCGCGGCTACTACACGGCCTACATCCAGACCACGGCGACGCTAGGGTTTTTCCTCAGCATGCTCGTGATCGGGGCGACGAGGGCGTTCATGGGAGAAGCCGGCTTCAAGACCGGCGAGGGCGCCCTTTTCGCCGGCTGGCGCCTCCCCTTCGTGTTCAGCTTCTTCCTGCTGGCCGTCAGCCTGTACATCCGCGTCAAGATGAAGGAAAGCCCGCTGTTCTCCAAGCTGAAGGCCGACGGCAAGCTGTCGAAGAACCCTTTGAAGGAAAGCTTCACCAACCCCGTCAACCTGCGCTACGTGCTCATCGCCCTGTTCGGCGCGACCGCGGGGCAGGGCGTCGTGTGGTACACGGGCCAGTTCTACGCGCTGACCTTCCTGCAGACCGCGCTCAAGCTCGACTGGAAGGTCTCCTACCTCGTCGTCTCGGCGGCCCTGCTCATCGGCACGCCCATGTTCCTCTACTTCGGGCACTTGTCGGACAAGATCGGCCGCAAGCCGGTCATGCTCGGCGGCTGCGCCCTCGCGGCCCTGACCTACGTGCCGATTTACATGGGCATGAAGGCCTTCTCGGCCCCCCTGAACATCCCCATGCTCATCCTACTCGTCTCGCTGCAGATGGCCTACGTCGCGATGGTGTACGGGCCGATCGCGGCCTTCCTCGTGGAGCTGTTCCCGACGAACGTCCGCTACACCTCGATGTCCTTGCCTTACCACCTCGGCAACGGCTGGTTCGGCGGCTTCCTGCCCCTGATCGCCACCGCGCTGACCACCTCCGAGCGCGCCAAGGCCCTGCTCGGCGACGGCGCGATCTACGCCGGGCTCGCCTATCCCATCGCCGTCTGCCTGGTCACCCTCCTCGTAGGCGGCCTGCTCGTCCGCGAAACCAAGGACCACAAGATCGACACCGCCGAGCGCCTGCTCCCGGACCTCGCTCCCGCCGCCGGGCCGGTCGGCGGCGCCGTCGTGCCGTGA
- a CDS encoding cold-shock protein — MATGKVKWFNDQKGFGFITPDDGSKDLFVHHSSITGEGFKTLAENQAVEFDVQQSDKGPRAANVRKL; from the coding sequence ATGGCTACGGGAAAAGTGAAGTGGTTCAACGATCAGAAGGGCTTCGGTTTCATCACGCCGGATGACGGGTCCAAGGACCTGTTCGTCCACCACTCGTCCATCACGGGCGAGGGGTTCAAGACTTTGGCTGAGAACCAGGCCGTCGAGTTCGACGTGCAGCAGTCCGACAAGGGCCCGCGCGCCGCGAACGTTCGCAAGCTCTAA